A stretch of Cucumis sativus cultivar 9930 chromosome 2, Cucumber_9930_V3, whole genome shotgun sequence DNA encodes these proteins:
- the LOC101212550 gene encoding kinesin-like protein KIN-14S — protein MEDVMEVISQLCSPAVPSCDSRSLPSISGSDIDLCEPFECADKMENESSSETELTSSHGQHTLPILQKVIDLGNKIKNLKNEHMLLTERFKLETDAFPGPEVVETLHLLGTENERLKKKYLEESTERKRLYNEVIELKGNIRVFCRCRPLNQSEIENGSTTVIEFDSSQENEIQVLSSDSSKKLFKFDHVFKTEDSQGTVFSQAKPVVASVMDGYNVCIFAYGQTGTGKTFTMEGTPENRGVNYRTLKELFKISEDRDGAVKYDLYVSMLEVYNEKIRDLLADNSNPNLKKLEIKQAAEGTQEVPGLVEAQVYGTEEVWELLKSGSRARSVGSTSANELSSRSHCLLRVTVKGENLINGQRTKSHLWLVDLAGSERVGRIDVDGERLKESQFINKSLSALGDVISALASKTAHVPYRNSKLTHLLQSSLGGDCKTLMFVQISPSAADVGETLCSLNFASRVRGIENAPARKQTDLTDLFKFKQMAEKSKHDEKEMKKLQDNVQYLQLRLAAKEHTCKNLQEKVRDIESQLAEERKARLKQENRALATVAGAASQPSAMQTLPKLAGLKTIPEKKPPLGPSKLRLPLRKITNFVPPTSPIPSKKRRVSSFINTAPPTEGKENVPKMNSTAAANTRNLRLGRRSSLAVRPTSTMTTTTTTTTTQVFQPKRRVSIATLRPELHSHMTTPLQASASKFNNGNAALGAQLFAARKARYSKLFSPLPEFQTTVEATPIAAMRSSSKFMGSPPTQGGGSRNGKVIALQRKPIVWSPLKLRGLKTFRRPSLIPSRPSSTEFQ, from the exons ATGGAAG ATGTAATGGAAGTCATCTCACAATTATGCTCTCCGGCTGTTCCTTCTTGTGATTCAAGGTCTTTGCCTTCCATTTCCGGTTCAG ATATTGATTTGTGCGAACCTTTTGAATGTGCTGATAAGATGGAGAACGAATCGTCCAGTGAAACCGAATTAACATCCTCACATGGACAGCATACTCTTCCAATTCTGCAAAAAGTCATTGACTTGGGCAACAAAATTAAG AATTTGAAGAATGAACATATGCTCTTAACTGAACGATTCAAACTAGAAACTGATGCTTTTCCAGGCCCTGAAGTTGTAGAAACTCTTCACCTTCTAG gtACAGAGAATGAAcgtttgaagaagaaataccTTGAAGAATCCACTGAGAGGAAAAGACTTTACAATGAAGTGATTGAACTGAAAGGGAATATAAGAGTTTTCTGCCGATGTAGACCGTTGAATCAAAGCGAAATAGAAAATGGATCTACCACTGTGATTGAATTTGATTCGTCTCAGGAAAATGAGATTCAAGTTCTTTCTTCTGATTCTTCCAAAAAACTGTTTAAATTCGATCATGTGTTCAAGACTGAGGACAGCCAAG GAACTGTTTTCAGTCAAGCTAAACCTGTTGTAGCTTCAGTGATGGATGGCTATAACGTCTGCATATTTGCTTATGGACAAACTGGAACAGGGAAGACATTTACAATGGAGGGAACACCCGAAAACAGAGGAGTCAACTACCGGACTCTGAAAGAGCTGTTTAAGATTTCAGAAGATAGAGATGGTGCTGTGAAATATGATTTGTACGTCAGTATGTTGGAGGTTTACAATGAGAAGATAAGGGATCTCTTGGCAGATAACTCCAACCCAAATCTAAAGAA GTTGGAGATTAAGCAAGCAGCCGAAGGAACACAGGAAGTCCCTGGACTGGTTGAAGCTCAAGTGTATGGAACTGAAGAAGTGTGGGAACTACTTAAATCTGGAAGCCGAGCAAGATCTGTCGGGTCCACCAGTGCTAATGAGCTAAGCAGCCGGTCCCATTG CTTGTTGCGGGTGACTGTCAAGGGAGAGAATCTTATAAATGGACAGAGGACAAAGAGTCATCTTTGGCTGGTGGACTTGGCTGGTAGCGAGCGCGTGGGGAGGATTGATGTTGATGGTGAAAGATTAAAGGAATCTCAATTCATTAATAAGTCACTTTCCGCTCTTGGTGATGTCATCTCTGCCTTGGCTTCTAAAACAGCTCACGTTCCTTACAG AAACTCAAAGCTCACTCATTTGCTGCAAAGCTCTCTAG GAGGAGATTGCAAAACGCTAATGTTTGTACAGATCAGTCCAAGTGCAGCCGATGTTGGAGAGACACTCTGCTCACTAAATTTTGCAAGCCGTGTTAGGGGGATCGAGAATGCCCCTGCTCGCAAACAGACAGATCTCACAGACCTGTTCAAGTTCAAGCAAATG gCAGAAAAGTCCAAGCATGACGagaaggaaatgaagaagttACAAGATAATGTGCAATATTTGCAGTTAAGACTCGCGGCTAAGGAACATACTTGCAAGAATCTTCaagaaaag GTTCGAGATATCGAGAGCCAACTAGCGGAAGAGAGGAAGGCCAGactaaaacaagaaaatagaGCTCTTGCTACTGTTGCTGGTGCCGCCTCTCAGCCTTCAGCAATGCAAACTCTTCCAAAGCTGGCAGGTCTTAAAACCATTCCAGAGAAGAAACCGCCATTGGGTCCTTCAAAGCTAAGGCTTCCCCTAAGAAAGATAACAAATTTTGTGCCGCCAACTTCCCCCATACCATCCAAAAAAAGACGTGTCTCTTCATTTATAAACACTGCTCCTCCAACAGAAGGCAAAGAAAATGTCCCCAAAATGAACTCAACTGCAGCAGCCAACACAAGAAACCTTCGTCTTGGCAGACGAAGTTCGCTAGCTGTTAGGCCAACTTCAACAATGACTACAACAACCACAACAACTACAACACAGGTTTTTCAACCCAAGAGACGTGTCTCAATTGCTACACTTCGCCCAGAGTTGCATTCTCACATGACAACCCCACTCCAGGCCTCGGcctcaaaattcaataatggAAATGCTGCATTGGGGGCACAATTATTTGCAGCAAGGAAAGCAAGATATTCGAAGCTATTCTCTCCATTACCAGAGTTCCAAACAACAGTAGAGGCAACACCTATTGCTGCCATGAGGAGCAGTAGCAAGTTCATGGGAAGCCCTCCAACCCAAGGTGGTGGTTCAAGAAATGGTAAAGTTATAGCATTACAAAGAAAACCAATTGTGTGGAGTCCTCTCAAGTTAAGAGGCCTGAAAACTTTCAGGAGGCCATCTTTAATACCATCACGACCTTCCTCAACCGAGTTTCAATGA